From a single Shewanella denitrificans OS217 genomic region:
- the ilvC gene encoding ketol-acid reductoisomerase has product MANYFNSLNLRQQLAQLAQCRFMDQGEFAQGCEHLKGWNIVILGCGAQGLNQGLNMRDSGLNIAFALRSAAISERRASWQKATDNGFRVGTFEALIPDADLVLNLTPDKQHSNVVNTIMPLMKQGATLSYSHGFNIVEEGMQVRKDLTVIMVAPKCPGTEVREEYKRGFGVPTLIAVHPENDPNGDGLVIAKAYASATGGDRAGVLLSSFVAEVKSDLMGEQTILCGMLQTGAILGYEKMVSDGVEPGFAAKLIQQGWETVTEALKHGGITHMMDRLSNPAKIKAFDTAEELKVLLKPLFEKHMDDIISGEFSRNMMADWANDDANLLRWRAETSDTGFENAPKSQEPIDEQDYFDKGIFLVAMIKAGVELAFDTMVAAGIVEESAYYESLHETPLIANTIARKRLYEMNVVISDTAEYGCYLFNHAAVPLLKDYVNAMPAELLGKGLGNISNKVDNQKLIQVNQAVRHTGVEQVGAKLRGYMTQMKDIAAS; this is encoded by the coding sequence ATGGCTAACTATTTCAATTCACTAAATTTACGTCAACAATTGGCGCAATTGGCACAGTGCCGCTTTATGGACCAAGGCGAGTTCGCCCAAGGCTGTGAGCACCTTAAAGGTTGGAATATTGTCATCTTAGGCTGCGGCGCGCAGGGGCTAAATCAAGGCCTAAACATGCGTGACTCAGGCCTCAATATCGCCTTTGCCTTACGCAGTGCCGCCATAAGTGAAAGGCGCGCCTCATGGCAAAAAGCCACGGATAACGGCTTTAGAGTCGGCACCTTCGAAGCGCTTATTCCCGATGCGGACTTGGTGCTAAACCTTACCCCAGACAAGCAGCATTCGAACGTGGTTAACACCATAATGCCCCTGATGAAGCAGGGCGCGACCTTGTCCTATTCCCATGGCTTTAATATTGTCGAAGAAGGCATGCAAGTACGCAAAGATTTAACTGTGATCATGGTGGCACCTAAGTGCCCAGGCACCGAAGTCCGTGAAGAATACAAACGCGGCTTTGGTGTGCCAACCTTAATCGCTGTGCACCCAGAGAACGATCCTAATGGTGATGGTCTAGTGATAGCTAAGGCTTATGCCAGCGCCACCGGCGGTGACAGAGCTGGGGTGTTATTGTCATCCTTTGTGGCGGAAGTAAAATCTGATCTAATGGGCGAGCAAACTATTTTGTGCGGCATGCTGCAAACTGGCGCCATCTTAGGTTATGAAAAAATGGTCAGCGACGGCGTTGAACCTGGTTTCGCGGCTAAGCTTATTCAGCAAGGCTGGGAGACAGTCACAGAAGCGTTAAAACATGGCGGCATCACCCACATGATGGACAGGTTATCAAACCCGGCCAAAATCAAAGCCTTCGATACCGCAGAAGAATTAAAAGTGCTACTTAAGCCATTATTTGAAAAGCACATGGATGACATCATCAGTGGTGAGTTTTCTCGCAACATGATGGCCGATTGGGCCAATGATGATGCCAACTTACTGCGCTGGCGCGCCGAAACATCGGACACAGGTTTTGAGAATGCCCCTAAGAGCCAAGAACCCATAGATGAGCAAGATTACTTTGATAAAGGCATCTTCTTGGTGGCCATGATAAAAGCCGGCGTTGAGCTAGCCTTCGATACCATGGTGGCCGCAGGCATAGTGGAAGAGTCGGCCTATTATGAATCGCTGCACGAGACTCCGCTAATCGCCAATACCATAGCGCGCAAACGCTTGTATGAGATGAATGTGGTGATTTCAGATACCGCCGAATATGGCTGTTATCTATTTAATCATGCAGCAGTGCCGCTACTTAAGGATTACGTGAATGCCATGCCAGCTGAGCTGTTGGGTAAAGGCTTAGGTAATATAAGTAATAAGGTTGATAATCAAAAGCTTATACAAGTCAATCAGGCGGTGCGCCACACAGGTGTTGAGCAGGTCGGCGCTAAGCTTCGTGGCTATATGACCCAAATGAAAGACATAGCGGCGAGCTAA
- the ilvG gene encoding acetolactate synthase 2 catalytic subunit, producing METGHKLRGADAVIKVLAAHGVTTVFGYPGGAIMPIYDALYGGGVEHLLSRHEQGAAFAALGYARASGKTGVCFATSGPGATNLVTSLADALLDSVPMVAITGQVSTAVIGTDAFQEVDVLGMSLSCTKHSFMVTKIEDLIPTLYQAFEIAASGRPGPVLVDIPKDIQIAELEYKTPLLAVTPEPKAAQVDIDAARALLAAAQKPILYVGGGVGMAGAVEPLRDFIKATGLPSVATLKGLGAISHDTPGYLGMLGMHGTKAANLAVQECDLLVVVGARFDDRVTGRLASFACNAKVIHLDIDAAELGKLRQAEVAIAGDLREVLPALSQSLSISPWQQSVYELDRSHRWDYEHPGDLIYAPAMLRRLANLLPENSVVSCDVGQHQMWVAQHMWFRRPEDHLSSAGLGTMGFGLPAAIGAQVARPNATVVAVSGDGSFMMNVQELTTIKRRKLPVKILLIDNQKLGMVKQWQQLFFEERYSETDLSDNPDFVLMASAFDIPGRNIRHADEVEQGLQDLLNAKGPYLLHVSIDDSFNVWPLVPPGASNSDMMEQMEKQT from the coding sequence ATGGAAACAGGGCATAAATTAAGAGGGGCAGACGCAGTGATCAAAGTATTGGCTGCCCATGGCGTAACCACGGTATTTGGCTACCCGGGTGGCGCAATTATGCCAATTTATGATGCCCTCTATGGCGGTGGTGTGGAGCACCTCTTGAGTCGTCACGAGCAAGGCGCCGCCTTTGCCGCTTTAGGCTATGCCAGAGCCAGCGGTAAAACTGGGGTGTGCTTTGCAACCTCAGGCCCAGGTGCCACAAATCTTGTGACTTCTTTGGCCGATGCCTTGCTTGATTCTGTGCCCATGGTGGCCATCACAGGGCAAGTGTCTACCGCTGTGATTGGCACAGATGCTTTTCAAGAAGTGGACGTTTTAGGCATGTCGCTTTCCTGCACTAAGCACAGTTTTATGGTCACAAAAATTGAAGATTTAATCCCTACCTTGTATCAGGCCTTTGAAATCGCCGCCTCGGGTCGCCCAGGCCCAGTGCTGGTGGATATCCCAAAGGACATACAAATCGCCGAGCTTGAATATAAAACCCCGTTACTTGCGGTGACCCCAGAGCCCAAAGCCGCTCAAGTCGATATCGATGCCGCCCGCGCATTATTGGCGGCAGCCCAAAAGCCCATCTTGTATGTGGGCGGCGGCGTAGGCATGGCTGGTGCGGTTGAGCCGTTACGAGATTTTATCAAGGCCACGGGCCTGCCTTCGGTAGCCACCTTAAAAGGTCTTGGGGCCATCAGCCACGACACCCCAGGCTACCTTGGTATGTTGGGCATGCATGGCACCAAAGCCGCCAATCTTGCGGTGCAAGAATGTGACTTGCTGGTGGTAGTGGGTGCTCGTTTCGATGATAGAGTCACAGGCCGTTTGGCAAGCTTTGCCTGTAATGCCAAGGTGATACATTTAGATATCGATGCCGCCGAGCTTGGCAAGTTACGTCAAGCCGAAGTTGCCATCGCTGGGGATTTACGTGAAGTGTTGCCAGCGTTATCGCAATCTTTGAGTATCAGCCCCTGGCAGCAGAGCGTGTATGAACTTGATCGCAGCCACCGATGGGACTATGAGCACCCAGGAGATCTTATCTACGCCCCTGCTATGCTGCGCCGCTTGGCGAATTTATTACCCGAAAACAGCGTGGTCAGCTGTGATGTAGGCCAGCATCAAATGTGGGTGGCTCAGCACATGTGGTTTCGCCGCCCTGAAGATCATCTCTCTAGTGCAGGCCTTGGCACCATGGGCTTTGGTTTACCCGCCGCCATCGGCGCGCAGGTGGCACGGCCCAATGCCACTGTGGTTGCCGTGTCTGGGGATGGCTCCTTTATGATGAATGTGCAGGAGCTCACCACCATTAAGCGTCGCAAACTGCCGGTAAAAATACTGCTGATAGATAATCAAAAGCTTGGCATGGTGAAGCAGTGGCAGCAGCTATTCTTTGAAGAAAGGTACAGCGAAACGGATTTATCGGATAACCCAGATTTTGTGCTCATGGCCTCAGCCTTCGATATCCCGGGGCGCAATATTCGCCATGCCGATGAAGTGGAGCAAGGGCTACAGGATTTACTCAATGCTAAAGGGCCTTATTTGCTGCATGTCTCAATCGATGACAGCTTTAATGTTTGGCCGCTAGTGCCACCGGGTGCGAGTAATAGCGATATGATGGAACAAATGGAGAAGCAAACATGA
- a CDS encoding YifB family Mg chelatase-like AAA ATPase, translating into MAIACVMTRASCGVQAPKVIVEVHLSNGLPGFSLVGLPEASVKEAKERVRSALINAGFEFPMQRITVNLAPADLPKQGGRYDLPIAIGILAASEQIPKKAIADAEFVGELALTGQVRPCVGLLPAIIAARDDGHPMFMPLDNRHEAELVGYQQCHFVADLQHLAAFIHGQGQLPKVDNQTQWITESAVDPKLCLSDVIGQYQAKQGLEIAAAGGHNLLLMGPPGTGKSMLASRIIPLLPNLSYQEAIEVAAIHSVAGLNTPSHNFLQRPFRSPHHTCSAISLVGGGSVPKPGEISLAHRGILFLDELPEFPRRVLDCLREPMETGEVVISRAAAKLTFASRFQLIAAMNPSPCGNVDKARSTPDQIQRYLSRLSGPFLDRFDLTVDVPKLPSGALSQANIQAETSISVAARVRKAREKQLERSGVLNNELSPKALKKVANLDQANLIFLEQSVQLLGLSVRSFHKIQRVACTIADLQEEAKVDRAHLAQALGYRAMDRLIARLRQQ; encoded by the coding sequence ATGGCAATTGCATGTGTCATGACTCGTGCAAGCTGTGGCGTACAAGCCCCTAAAGTCATAGTGGAAGTGCATTTAAGCAATGGCCTGCCGGGCTTTAGCTTAGTGGGTTTGCCTGAGGCTTCGGTAAAAGAGGCCAAAGAAAGGGTGCGCAGTGCGCTAATTAATGCAGGGTTTGAATTCCCGATGCAGCGCATCACAGTAAATTTAGCCCCAGCAGATTTACCTAAGCAAGGGGGGCGCTACGATTTACCCATCGCCATTGGGATCCTTGCCGCCTCCGAGCAAATTCCCAAGAAAGCCATTGCGGATGCTGAGTTTGTCGGTGAATTAGCACTAACCGGTCAAGTTCGCCCCTGTGTGGGCCTGCTGCCTGCCATCATAGCCGCGAGGGATGATGGCCATCCTATGTTTATGCCGCTGGATAATCGCCATGAAGCCGAATTAGTGGGTTACCAGCAATGCCATTTCGTTGCCGATTTACAGCATCTAGCGGCCTTTATACATGGCCAAGGCCAACTGCCTAAGGTCGATAATCAGACCCAATGGATAACTGAGTCAGCTGTCGACCCCAAACTTTGCCTAAGTGATGTCATCGGCCAATATCAGGCCAAACAAGGCTTAGAAATTGCCGCCGCTGGCGGGCATAACCTATTACTTATGGGACCGCCTGGGACGGGAAAGAGTATGTTAGCGAGTCGCATTATCCCTCTACTGCCCAACTTGAGCTATCAAGAAGCGATAGAAGTGGCGGCAATACATTCTGTCGCTGGGCTGAACACTCCAAGCCACAATTTTCTGCAGCGCCCCTTTCGCTCGCCTCATCATACCTGTTCGGCCATCTCTTTGGTGGGTGGCGGCAGTGTGCCTAAGCCTGGGGAGATTTCATTGGCCCACAGGGGTATTTTATTTCTCGATGAATTGCCTGAGTTCCCCCGCAGGGTATTAGATTGTCTGCGTGAACCCATGGAAACTGGTGAAGTGGTGATATCAAGGGCGGCAGCCAAGCTCACCTTTGCCAGCCGCTTTCAATTGATTGCCGCCATGAACCCAAGCCCTTGTGGTAATGTTGATAAAGCCCGCTCGACGCCAGATCAAATTCAGCGTTACCTTTCGCGGCTATCTGGGCCATTTTTGGATAGGTTCGATCTCACCGTAGATGTGCCTAAACTCCCAAGCGGCGCCTTGAGTCAAGCGAACATACAAGCCGAAACCAGTATCAGCGTCGCCGCCAGAGTGAGAAAGGCGAGAGAAAAACAACTTGAACGCTCTGGGGTACTCAATAATGAACTTAGTCCAAAAGCACTGAAAAAAGTGGCTAATCTTGACCAAGCTAACCTCATTTTTCTTGAGCAAAGCGTGCAACTTTTAGGGCTTTCAGTACGCAGTTTTCATAAAATTCAGCGGGTGGCTTGCACCATTGCCGATCTGCAAGAAGAAGCTAAGGTCGACAGGGCGCATCTGGCCCAAGCCCTAGGATATCGGGCCATGGACAGGTTAATCGCTCGTCTTAGACAGCAATAA
- the ilvY gene encoding HTH-type transcriptional activator IlvY — translation MDIRSLKLYLHLCDSLHFAKTAEQMHMSPSTLSRTLQRLEDEVGGKLFERDNRSVALTHAGKEFKLFAEHTLSQWLSLKGKVDPQQAQLHGQLSLYCSVTAAYSHLPKLLDRFRSIHPNVDIKLATGDAANAVNELNRNRADIAIIALPDNLASSLFFTAIDKVPLSLIVPTITCPVQQAISQANIAWQDLPYIVPEHGPGRQRADNWFKAMGFKPNIYAQVAGQEAIASMVALGCGVAISPEVVINNSPVRDRIQMLASPITIPAFELGFCCKKKRLEEAVLKAFLASWAIE, via the coding sequence ATGGATATTCGCAGTCTAAAACTCTACCTGCATTTATGTGACAGTCTGCACTTTGCTAAGACAGCAGAGCAGATGCACATGAGCCCTTCGACCTTGAGCCGTACCTTGCAACGCCTAGAAGATGAAGTGGGCGGTAAACTTTTTGAACGCGATAATCGCAGTGTGGCATTAACTCATGCAGGCAAAGAGTTTAAATTATTTGCCGAGCACACCTTAAGCCAATGGCTCAGCCTTAAGGGCAAGGTTGATCCACAACAAGCTCAACTTCATGGCCAGTTAAGCTTGTATTGCTCGGTCACCGCCGCTTACAGCCATTTGCCTAAACTGCTGGACCGCTTTCGAAGCATTCACCCCAATGTGGATATCAAACTCGCCACCGGCGATGCTGCCAATGCCGTGAATGAGCTTAATCGCAATCGCGCCGATATTGCCATCATAGCCCTGCCGGATAACCTCGCTAGCAGCCTGTTTTTCACCGCCATCGATAAGGTGCCCTTGAGCTTAATCGTGCCCACCATAACTTGCCCAGTGCAGCAGGCTATTAGCCAAGCAAACATTGCTTGGCAAGACCTGCCTTATATCGTGCCAGAGCATGGCCCAGGGCGCCAAAGGGCCGATAACTGGTTTAAAGCAATGGGATTTAAACCCAATATTTATGCCCAAGTGGCCGGCCAAGAAGCCATAGCCTCCATGGTGGCTTTAGGCTGCGGGGTCGCGATTAGCCCAGAGGTGGTGATTAATAACAGCCCAGTGCGCGATCGCATTCAAATGCTGGCTTCACCTATCACCATTCCAGCTTTTGAGTTAGGTTTTTGCTGCAAGAAAAAACGCCTTGAAGAAGCTGTCCTCAAGGCGTTTTTAGCAAGCTGGGCAATAGAATAA
- a CDS encoding KAP family P-loop NTPase fold protein: MEKEIPEMFASNYQDWQPIYNWDTCKAGRKEYGKFLCSFLTSSKDDLVVNLNGSWGTGKTELLRRLYVELAERQHPVVYINAWESDFCDDALSVISSEFLNQLEVAFGHNGDPKWLSKFNNLKQKLGKALKFGSLGATMNGEPNAATLLGATSAAVNELPDLASAAVSDNNIRLIEKISSNHANRVQAMKEVREQISALADTMQMVCEAELPIVVLVDELDRCRPTYAIEMLEVIKHFFEARGCVFLVATDTVALEHSIKAVYGASFESEKYLRRFFDRRIALPPLSITQYLKAKALDFTRYQTDQLRLFPFTAINAQLIKIFALLFENAQMSLRDVEQSLQKCVASLEYLQSLGTRPQIVNVIVLMMGSLSSNYRPNRFRIDLQIKYFPMELV, from the coding sequence ATGGAAAAGGAAATCCCCGAAATGTTTGCTAGCAATTACCAAGATTGGCAACCCATATACAACTGGGATACTTGTAAAGCAGGGCGAAAAGAATACGGAAAATTTCTTTGCTCATTCCTGACTAGCAGTAAAGATGATTTAGTAGTCAATCTTAATGGTTCGTGGGGCACGGGCAAGACAGAATTACTGCGGCGTTTGTATGTCGAATTAGCAGAACGTCAGCATCCGGTCGTCTACATCAATGCGTGGGAAAGTGATTTTTGTGATGATGCCTTGTCGGTCATTAGTAGCGAGTTTTTAAATCAACTGGAAGTGGCTTTTGGTCATAACGGAGATCCAAAATGGTTATCCAAATTTAACAATTTAAAGCAAAAATTGGGCAAAGCTTTGAAGTTTGGCTCTCTTGGTGCAACGATGAATGGAGAGCCTAATGCTGCAACCCTTTTGGGGGCTACGAGCGCAGCGGTCAACGAACTTCCTGATTTAGCCAGCGCAGCTGTGAGTGACAATAATATTCGGCTCATAGAGAAGATTTCTTCTAATCATGCTAATCGCGTTCAAGCGATGAAAGAGGTTAGAGAGCAAATTTCTGCACTAGCAGATACGATGCAAATGGTCTGTGAGGCTGAGCTTCCGATAGTTGTTCTAGTCGATGAACTCGATCGCTGTAGACCAACCTATGCGATTGAAATGTTAGAAGTGATTAAACATTTTTTCGAAGCCAGAGGCTGCGTATTTCTAGTGGCGACAGACACCGTAGCATTAGAGCATTCTATTAAGGCCGTTTATGGTGCTAGCTTCGAGTCAGAGAAATACTTAAGGCGCTTTTTTGATAGAAGAATTGCCTTGCCTCCGCTATCAATAACTCAGTATCTCAAAGCGAAAGCGCTAGATTTTACTCGATATCAAACTGACCAGTTACGCCTATTCCCATTTACGGCTATTAATGCACAGCTGATTAAGATATTTGCGTTATTGTTTGAAAATGCACAGATGAGCCTCAGAGATGTCGAGCAATCTCTGCAGAAGTGTGTTGCTAGTTTAGAGTACTTACAATCCTTAGGGACTAGGCCACAAATTGTGAATGTCATAGTCTTGATGATGGGATCATTGAGCAGCAATTATCGCCCAAATCGTTTCAGGATAGATCTTCAGATAAAATATTTTCCTATGGAACTGGTTTGA
- a CDS encoding acyltransferase produces the protein MSLFQKIKGYIAFICYLINTIFWVTPILAFSLVKLLPIALTNRFCSYILDHCATNWISVNTVIEACFHPVNIQLTGDTHFSEKQWYMVIANHQSWVDILILQRVFNRKIPFLKFFLKQELIYVPLLGLAWWALDFPFMRRYTTAQLKKNPKLRGKDIEITRKACEKFKTKPVSVMNFVEGTRFNSTKHAKQDSPFQHLLKPKAGGMAFALSAMGDHIHTLVNVTIYYPNKVPSYWQYICGELDEVKVHVEISPIPEQLKGDYMTDREFKIAFQEKLNQIWQDKDRVITHLASTSQHPEA, from the coding sequence ATGTCGCTGTTTCAGAAAATTAAAGGCTACATAGCCTTCATTTGCTACCTAATTAATACCATTTTTTGGGTGACCCCAATACTTGCCTTTAGCCTAGTGAAGCTCTTGCCAATAGCGCTAACCAACCGCTTTTGCAGCTATATACTCGATCATTGCGCCACTAATTGGATCAGCGTCAATACTGTGATTGAAGCCTGTTTTCACCCGGTAAACATTCAATTAACGGGTGACACTCACTTTAGCGAGAAGCAGTGGTACATGGTGATTGCCAATCATCAATCTTGGGTCGATATCTTAATTTTACAGCGGGTCTTTAATCGTAAAATTCCTTTTCTAAAATTCTTCTTAAAGCAGGAATTGATCTATGTGCCGCTGTTAGGTTTAGCCTGGTGGGCGCTGGATTTCCCCTTTATGCGCCGTTACACCACGGCTCAATTGAAGAAAAACCCAAAACTTAGGGGCAAAGACATAGAGATCACCCGCAAGGCGTGCGAGAAATTTAAGACTAAGCCTGTGAGTGTGATGAACTTTGTCGAAGGCACACGTTTTAACAGCACCAAACATGCCAAACAAGATTCACCGTTTCAGCATCTGCTTAAACCCAAAGCAGGTGGCATGGCATTTGCGTTATCCGCCATGGGCGATCACATACATACTTTAGTCAACGTCACTATTTACTACCCTAACAAGGTCCCCAGCTATTGGCAGTATATCTGTGGCGAGCTAGACGAAGTGAAAGTACATGTGGAAATCAGCCCTATTCCTGAGCAGCTTAAGGGCGATTATATGACTGACAGAGAGTTTAAGATTGCCTTCCAAGAAAAACTCAACCAAATCTGGCAAGACAAAGATCGCGTCATTACCCACTTGGCTAGCACAAGCCAACATCCAGAGGCATAA
- a CDS encoding hemolysin family protein, with protein MSVTDSFLIILVLIGISCFFSMSEIALAASRKIRLQQMADEGDIRADKVLKLQLHPGSFFTVVQIGLNAVAIMGGIVGEAAFRPYFYDLLAPWLSQDWLGQTSFVMSFVFVTALFILFADLMPKRISMVIPEQVAVTLVTPIIFCITFLKPLVWFFNGMANLIFKLLQVPTARNDQVTHDDIYAVMSAGTEAGVLDKGGQQMMENVFEMQSVSVTSAMTARESLVYFLMQDNEEEIKRKITADPHNKFLVCDGQLDMIKGYVDAKELLLKVINGEKITLMNDSLVHNCLIIPDTLSLSESMDYFKSNRADFAVVMNEYALVVGIVTTNDLQSAVMGAWSLHESEEQIVARDNNSWLVDGVTPITDVMRAFGIEEFPQNQNYETIAGFMMYMLRKIPKRTDFVNFAGFKFEVVDIDSYKVDQLLVTRITDAEPEEE; from the coding sequence ATGAGTGTTACAGATAGTTTTTTGATTATTCTAGTGTTAATTGGAATAAGTTGTTTCTTTTCCATGTCAGAAATTGCCCTCGCGGCTTCCCGTAAAATTCGCCTGCAGCAGATGGCTGATGAAGGTGATATCCGCGCCGATAAAGTCCTTAAATTACAGTTGCATCCCGGCAGTTTTTTTACTGTGGTGCAAATCGGTCTTAATGCCGTGGCCATCATGGGCGGTATCGTGGGCGAAGCCGCCTTCAGACCGTATTTCTACGACTTGCTCGCGCCTTGGCTTAGCCAAGATTGGCTTGGGCAAACCAGCTTTGTGATGTCATTCGTGTTCGTTACCGCGCTGTTTATTCTGTTCGCCGATTTAATGCCTAAGCGAATTTCCATGGTGATCCCAGAACAAGTGGCGGTCACTTTAGTGACGCCCATCATCTTCTGTATCACTTTTTTAAAACCCTTAGTGTGGTTTTTCAATGGCATGGCAAATCTCATCTTCAAATTGTTACAAGTGCCGACGGCCCGTAACGACCAAGTCACCCATGATGATATTTATGCCGTGATGAGTGCAGGCACAGAAGCTGGGGTGCTCGATAAGGGCGGCCAGCAGATGATGGAGAATGTGTTTGAAATGCAGTCTGTATCTGTGACCTCAGCCATGACTGCCCGCGAAAGTTTGGTTTACTTCTTAATGCAAGATAATGAAGAAGAGATCAAGCGTAAAATTACCGCCGATCCCCACAATAAATTCCTCGTCTGTGATGGTCAGTTAGATATGATCAAAGGCTATGTGGATGCGAAAGAGCTGCTGCTGAAGGTGATTAATGGTGAGAAAATCACCCTGATGAATGATTCCTTAGTGCACAACTGTTTAATTATTCCTGATACATTAAGTCTTTCAGAATCAATGGACTACTTTAAAAGTAATCGAGCGGACTTTGCCGTGGTGATGAACGAATACGCCCTAGTGGTAGGCATAGTGACCACCAATGACTTGCAAAGTGCGGTTATGGGCGCTTGGTCGCTGCACGAAAGTGAAGAGCAAATCGTCGCTAGGGATAATAATTCTTGGCTGGTAGACGGCGTGACCCCCATTACCGATGTGATGCGCGCCTTTGGCATTGAAGAATTCCCTCAGAATCAGAACTATGAAACTATCGCCGGCTTTATGATGTACATGCTAAGAAAAATTCCTAAGCGTACTGATTTTGTTAACTTTGCCGGCTTTAAGTTTGAGGTGGTGGATATCGACTCCTACAAGGTGGATCAACTGCTGGTAACCCGTATTACCGACGCCGAGCCGGAAGAAGAATAG
- a CDS encoding acyltransferase, whose product MLSFLPGPILFLLSGSLFVLSTFLWGGLISIGGIIKLFIPTVKGRIAITHVMNHFMWCWALFNGVIINLIAKIDWDVKGLEQLDNKNWYLLISNHISGLDIAAQSYLLRNNIPMLKFFLKKELLYVPILGLGCWALDMPFMDRTSPAKVKKNPKLKGKDLRTTRQSCEKFKHMPTSIINYVEGSRFTREKHQRQASPYRYLLKPKAGGIAFTLSAMGEQFTQVLNLTLVYPDAPEDTLKAMMLGKISKITMRVECLDVPQVDAELYFSNPEYRAQFQRWLNQVWQEKDQLIHELIQEDKNKISKLAQSSINRG is encoded by the coding sequence ATGTTGTCGTTTTTACCTGGGCCAATATTATTCTTATTGAGCGGTAGCTTATTTGTATTGAGCACGTTTCTATGGGGCGGATTGATTAGCATAGGCGGCATAATAAAGCTGTTTATCCCGACAGTTAAAGGCCGGATTGCGATCACTCATGTGATGAACCACTTTATGTGGTGCTGGGCCCTCTTTAATGGGGTGATTATTAATTTAATCGCTAAGATTGACTGGGACGTAAAAGGGTTAGAGCAACTGGATAACAAAAACTGGTACTTGTTAATCAGTAATCATATCAGTGGGCTAGATATCGCCGCACAAAGCTATTTGTTGCGCAACAACATCCCCATGCTAAAGTTCTTCTTAAAAAAAGAACTGCTTTATGTGCCCATCTTAGGTTTAGGTTGTTGGGCCTTAGATATGCCATTTATGGACCGTACTAGCCCTGCCAAAGTAAAGAAAAACCCTAAGCTTAAAGGCAAGGATTTACGCACCACACGTCAATCCTGCGAAAAATTCAAACATATGCCCACCTCTATCATCAATTATGTTGAAGGTAGCCGTTTTACCCGTGAGAAACATCAGAGACAGGCATCGCCCTATCGCTATTTGCTTAAACCCAAAGCTGGCGGCATAGCCTTCACCCTTTCAGCCATGGGGGAGCAGTTTACACAAGTGTTAAACCTCACTTTAGTTTATCCAGATGCGCCAGAAGACACCTTAAAAGCCATGATGCTAGGCAAGATCAGTAAAATAACCATGCGAGTGGAGTGTTTAGATGTGCCACAAGTAGATGCTGAACTATACTTCTCAAATCCAGAGTACAGGGCCCAGTTTCAGCGTTGGCTCAATCAAGTGTGGCAGGAAAAAGATCAACTAATCCATGAGCTAATACAAGAAGATAAAAATAAAATCAGTAAGCTGGCTCAGTCGAGCATAAATAGAGGTTAG